Part of the Maridesulfovibrio sp. genome, ATTTTGGATCGGCTTCGGTTGAGAAATTGAAGCTGCAGGGAGATATTCTTGTTAAATCCATCCTTGATGCCCCGTATCCTCATGGTCGCAGGGTAGTGCTTATTGACGACAAGGAAATTACTCCTGAATTACGTGAGAAAAAATTTGCCGAACTCAAGGCGTTTGGTGTGAATGCATTTCACAGCCAGCACTACGGTGATGCTTATCAGGTTTTGATTAAAGCTGTGAAGATGAAGGATGACCGTGATATATATCTTTATCTTTCTTACACTTTGCTGGCTTTGGGAGATGAAGTTGCTCTATCCGAAATTTTGGATGAAGGTATATCTAAGTTTCCGTATGACGTCCGGTTGCACCAGCTTAATGTGCGCTATCTGCTGAATAAAGGTGATATCAAGCAGGCCAGGCAGGTCTTGGATAAGGCCCTGCTGCTTAGTCCGTCAGACAGTAACTTGCTTTATATGAAGGATTACCTTGATCATCTGGCGGTTCCGACTGAGTCCGCACCGATTGATATTGATGAAGAAAAAGCAGGTGAAGATAAAATTAAGGATAAAAATGATGAAAAATAAATTTAATAAATTGCACAATGTTTTTCTTCCGGTTCTGCTTTTGATGCTTTTGATTCCGGTTAGCGTTCAGGCCCGCGAATATTCCCCCATTGAGCTGGAAGATCAGGCTCAGGCCCAGTGGCATATTAACTATGCCAGTTATCTGATTGATATCGGTAAGTATTTTGAGGCGCTTGAGCAATACGATACGGCTGTTGACTATTCCCCTGTAGCTAAGACCCGGGTTAATGCAATGTTCGGCAAGGCCATGGTGTTATCCACATTTCTTGATGCCCCGGAAAAGGCTGCCGATGTTTACCGTATGGTGGGCCGCAACTATCCGGATTATGCTGACACAGCGCTTTATCGTCTTGGTTTTCTCTATTATCAGATGAACAGGTATGACCGTGCCGAATCTGTGTTCAGGCAGTATCTGCGTTATTTCCCCAAGGGTAAATTCAAGTATCAGGCCGAGGCTGTGATCTCTTCCATGAAGGCCAAGCAGGATCAGATGGTAGATCAGGAACCGGAGCAAAAGCCTGATGAGAAGCCCGATGAAAAAATACCTTCAAAGGTAGGCGCAGAACCGACGTTAAGGGTTTGTTTAAGCCGTAATGTAACGTCTATGACCGTAACTACGGGATCGGGTAAGGATAAAATTTGCACTGATGAACTTGGCTGCGGGCGCAAGTACAAGGTAGGTCTTTCCGGCAAGCAGCTGACTCTTGACGGCAAAGTGGTTAGCGCCACTAGGATTAAGTTCAAGTCCAACGGAGCTCTTAAAGTCAGTTACGGATCGGACTCCAAGAAGGTGCGCGGAATTATCGATGTTAGTATCCGCAAGGGTAAATTGCTGATTCTCAATATTATCGAGATAGAAGATTATTTGCGTTCAGTTGTTCCGGCGGAGTCCTATGCCTCATGGCCGGCTGAGACTTTGAAAGCTCAGGCTGTTGCCGCGAGGACTTATGCCTACTACCAGAAGGAGCACCGCACGCACTTGTTTTATGATGTTTACGCGGATACCTATGATCAGATGTACGGAGGGGTGGATCGTGAAGATAAGCGTACTGACAAGGCTGTGAAACAGACCAGCGGTCAGGTTATGCTTTATAAGGAGAAACCGATTCTTTCCCAGTATACGGCCAACAGCGGGGGCTTTACCGCTGACGCCAAGGCGATATTCGGTGCAGGTAAGGATTATCTTATTGCCCAGAAAGATTCAGCCAGCCTGAAGGGAAAGATGGCTTCATGGACTAAGAAGTACAGCAGTAAGGATATTGAAGCCAAGCTTAAGAAAATCGGTATCTCCGTTCCCGGTATCCGTTCCATAAAATCTCTTGAAAAGGGACCGTCCGGCAGGATTGTCAAAGTACGTATCAACTACGGTTCCGGCCACCGGGATTTGCGGACACGGACTACCCTTGGAAGTTCACGTGTTTTGAAGTTGCCTGATATTCTGTTGGAGATTGACAAGACGGGAGATTATTATACATTCAAAGGCCGTGGTTGGGGTCATGGTGTAGGATATTCGCAGTGGGGAGCTGCGGAATTGGGTAAAACCAAGAAGTACGATCACATTTTGAAATTCTATTATCCGGGCAGCAGCGTCAAACAACTTTGGTAGGTTTGCGCTGGTCTAAGATGAATATATTAATCCTAGGGATGCTCGGCATATGAGTAAGGCTCTTAATGAATAGAACAGAAAGAATTATCTGGTTGGTATGCGTTATTCTTACCCTGACCGTAATGATCGGCATCATTGAGTGTCGTGCCGATACTGTTTCGCAGGTTTCACTTGAGTCAGAAGTCTCCTGTGGCAGGATGGGACAGGAATTGATTGACCGCGGTGACTATGAGCTTGCGGTTTCCAGCCTTGAACAAAGTTTGAAGACTCACCCCCGCTCGGACTGGCTATACAGCCTGCTCGGGCGGGCTTATTTTAAGATGGGTGATCTGGAACTGGCTGAGGCCCAGTTTCGTAAGGCTTTGGATATCAATAAGAATAACCCGGTAGCCAAGCGCATGGTTCTTGAAATGCGTAAGACACAGGATCTACTGCGTGATCGTGACTTCTACGAGTGGATGAATATTGCCAAGGAAAGGGCTGCTGACCTTGTAACGCTGGTTATAGGTGTCTGGCTGGGTACGCTTCTTTCCGGTATTTCAAGTCGTTTTTATTCCCATTTTGTGCGGACTAATTTCCGTAAAGCTCTCGCCAAGAAAGATTTTGATTACGTTACTGATATTCTGGAAGATTTGCAGATAAAGCGTGAGAAAGCACAATTGCGCATGCGTTTGCGCGAGCTTCTTAATGAGTATGACCTTGAAGAAGCCAAGGAAATGATCATCGAATATGTGGATGATCGCGAGATAGAAGATAAGCTGGTCCATTTTCTGGTCCAGATTCATAAGAAATCGCAGGTTAAAAGTTAAATTGAATATCTTTTAACCAAGTCCCGAAATAAATCTTGCCGCTACCTGATCGGCATTTTCCTCTTCTTTTACTACCGGATGATGGGTGCCGATGTGGGCTATCAAATGTCCTGTTGTCGCCAGCAATTTTTGAATTTCCGGTTCCCTGCCTCCCTTAAATCTGGCTTCAATCATATCCCCTTGATGATTTGTAGCGAATCCTTGTGACTTCAAGGTGGTGTTGATAAACCTGATTCTTGCTATGCGCTGTTCCGGACTTCCACTGCCGCCTTTGAAACGGAAGTTGATGTGGTTGGCCTGTGCATCAGGATCGCAGACAGCATCCACTTCGGTCAGGTCTTTTTCCGATTTCAGGGTGATGTTCATGTAGGTTCGTGAAAGGATGGCGTAGCCTTCAATGCTGTTGTCTCCATCCCAACCTGCGCGATCTGCCCCAAGGCCGAACCAGAGCGCCCACATGGGAGCGGATTTGATGTCATCCGGTGAAATATCCATCTTACCGGCTGCAGTACTGAACAGGCCGTCCGCAAGGTTAAGTACTGTTACGGAAATGGGCTGGCGTGCCTTCAGGTGTTTCGCGCCATCGATACCCAATCCTTTTTTACTGACCAGCGAGAACATTTCCTCAATGCCTTTTTCATTGGCAAAGCGCACCAGATCATACATGGAGCGGCTTTTTTCCGGCAGGAACATTTCCGTGTTGCGAGGGGAAATATTCAGGTTGGCGATGTAGGAAAGGGCCTGCTTGATACGCACAGTCTCCTTTTCCCCTTGAAAAGGGTAGGAGCGGGCTGATGTGATCATGACCCTGTTGCGCAGGTCGGTGATCCAGTGGCATTTTTGCGGAGCGTCGAAAATTTCTTCTGCTTTTTTACCCAGAGATGCGATTGTTTTTGCCGAGTGGGTGGATAGCGGTGATTTCTCCGGCCGTGAGATGATCCTTTGCTTTTCCCTCCTTGAAATCAGGAAAGGAGTTGTGGAATTGTGGCTGAAAATTGCAGAGCAACCGCTTTCCCTGTCTTTAGGCGGCAGGTAGGATGATTCGTGCAGGGTTTCAATTACTCCTGAATCATGAATATCCTTCATGGGCTGGATAATGACCGAGGCAGGGCTTTCGCGGTCTGCATAGCCGGATTCAATACGGGCCTTGATGGATTCCGCAGTAAATTTACAGGTGACCGCTTTTTTCCAGGCTTCGACAATATTTTGCACTGGAACAGGAGATATGGTGCACCAGCTTTCGGGCAGGGCATAGAGGCTTCCTTCCGGTGTGGAGGATGCGGTCAGACTCAGGTTGCCGCTTCCGCGTGAAGTTTCAAGGGCGGCAATTTCTATTTCAGTAGCAATTGTTTCAGGCATTACTCCCTGCATAAAGCGATCAATGATGGTCCGGGAAATTATATTCAGGTCTGTTATTCCAGTTGTTACTGCTGATTCCAAAATTTCATCAATGGCAATACGCAGGTTGTTGGCTTCAATGAAGTAGTTGTAAACATCGGAACCGATGACCATGCCGTCCAGAACAGGCACGCCGGCCTGCTTCAGCCGAGCGAGGTCGGCGGCACAGGCCCCGGCTTTGAATTCATAGTCGATGGCATCTTCGAGGGGAAAGGTAAATGGTTTTGAAATTTCTGGATCAGGTACGGTTACAGCCATGCGCACGTAGAAATTGATCTTGTTGTAGTAATCCATGATGTCCATGAAGCGCACAGGGTTCATGTCCTGCAAGTGTTCAAGCATGATTCGGATATTGATACCCAGATCGGATGCCTGTTTTTCCACGTATGCCCAGTCTGTGACGGTCAAACCGAAACCGATATCTTCGATGTGCGAGATAGCTTTAAGGCACTCTTCCTCAAGTTCCATGAGTTTCTTGAAAGAGTTGTACCTTCGTCGGAGCAACCGTCCGGGTGGGAAGGTCTCGTAGGTCCAATGGTTGAATACGTGTCTGAATTTCATAATAGTGAATCATATCACAAGTGGTTGTGTTTATAAAACCCTAAGTTACTCTTCAGAGAGTTCATCAAGAGGCAGGGTAACTTCGAACAAAGTGCCGGGTCCTGCGTTTTCGGGCAGATCCAGCTTGCGGCGCAAGACTCGTGGAAGAGGGCTGACTGCTTTAATTGTGCCGCCATGGTCTTTAATTATTCCGAAAGATACGGAAAGGCCCAATCCTGTCCCTTTGCCCACAGGTTTTGTGGAGTAGAAGGGGTCGAAAATGGCATTAATATTCTTCGGTTCTACTCCATGTCCGCTGTCTGCGAAGACTGCTGTGATGGTCATGGAATCCGTATCGAGCTTTGTTGAGATGTGGATGCGTCCTTTTTCATCAATTGCTTCCAGTGCATTGGAAAGCAGGTTCAGCCAGACCTGTTTCAGCTTTTCGGGGTCTCCGTGGATTATGGGGAAACGGTCATCAAGATCTGTTGAAATTTCAACCTGTTCCAGTTTGAAAGTGTGGCTGACTAACTGCACCACCTCCAGAATGGAATTGTTGAAGCACATGGTTATTTTTTCACTCTCATTCTGGCGGGAAAATCCGAGAAGGTCGGCAACAATTTTACGGCATACCCGGGCCTGTTTTTCTATGATTTCCAAATCCTTGGATATTTGGTCCTCTGGCTTGAGATCTTCCTGCAACAGCTGGGCATAGCCGAGGATAATTCCTAGCGGTGTGTTGATCTCATGTGCAACACCTCCGGCAAGTTTGCCGATTGATTCCATTTTTTGGGATTGGATCAGCTGTGCCTGATAATTTTTTAGCTCGGTTATTTCACGGGCTGTAGAGAGTACGCCGATAATATTATTGCTCTGACCATGAACGGGGACACGGATAGTGTGGAACCAGCGTGCAGGTGATTCGTCTGTTTCCGGTTCGCGGGTCTCTTTGTTCACTATGCGTCCGGTTTCAAGGATCATGCGTGCTTCTTCCATGCGCGCTGCTGCGATTTCCTCTGGATAGAGATCCTGATCGGTCAGTCCTATGATGTCGTCTTCCGTATGCCCCAGATGCTCGGCATAGCTTTTGTTTACGGCGAGATAGGTGAGTTGCGGTCCCAGCAGTGAAACAAAGTCCGGAGAAACATTGATGATGGTCTTGAGCAGCTCTTTCTGTCTGGTCAAGTCCGCTTCAGTGATCTGGAGATCTTCAATATGGCAGGCAAGGCTCATGCCCATGGCATCGAATGTATCTGTCAATTCCTGAATTTCGTCCCCTTTCGGGGCATGCGTTATGGCTCGTTTGAATCGGTCTGTAAATTTTATGTTTCTGTTTTCTTCTTTGCGCAGGCTGGGACCAAGGTGAGTGGCAACGATGTCTTCAGCATGTTTTTGCAATGAGCCGAGACGGAAGGTTAAATGCCTCGCAAACTGGGTAGAGATAAGCACTGCAAGTAAAAGAACCGCTCCGGTCAGGGCAAAAATTGCGAAAATAAGGTTTTGAACCACAGCATGGATTCCGCTTCGCGAAAGGCCGATGCGGACTGTCCCTAGCTTTTTATCGCTGAGAAAAATCGGGGCGGCAAAGTCGAAAATGCGTTTTTTGCCTGTATCGATGGTCACTACGCTGATTTTGTTATTCTCGCCTTGATTGGCATCCTTAAGTTGAATTGGGAAGCCTTCACTGAAGGTGTTAGCTAGCACCCGATTCCGGTCATCCATGATGAATGCGTAGACGATTTCATCATCGGCTTTTTTCAGTTCATTGACCATAGAGCCAAGGTTCAGCAAATCAACTGAAAGCAAAGGGTTTTCCGCACGCATGGCCAGATTCCCAGCGAGTACTTCACCCCGTTTGCGGGATTGCTCAATGAGAGCATCAGAGGACATTCGAATGACGAAAATTGCAATGATCAGCGAGGTAAAGGCAACAATTAAGGTCAGTCCGAGATTGATCTTTGTCCGGAATTTAAGCCGGGAGAAAATTTCTATCATTCTAGCCTCCCTATTGTCCGTAATCAATGTTCAGTCCTAATTCTTCCGTAAGCTTTCTTACTGTATCGTAATCGCTGTCCTGAGCAGGAATTATTCCTCTCATCCCTGCCTGATATAGAATCGCGGCCTGTTCCGGGTCATCCATGGACATACGGAACATGCAGTATTTTATCTTATCAACTATTTTATCCGACAATCCTTTACGGGCCGCATAGACCCAGCCCGGAAAGGGTTCGGTTTCCGCAACTATCCTGATTTTATCAATATTAATTTTATCGCGAACAACATTGAGGGTTCCTTCACGGATGGAGGCAAAATCGTATTTACCGGCATAGACTGCGAGGACCGCTTTTTCCTGTTTACCACCCGGTCCGGGGGCAAATGAGATTTCTTTGAAATCAGATTCTTTGATTCCATTTTTGAGAAAAAGCCCCAATGGGAAAAGGTATCCGCCTGCGGAAAGAGGGTCCACGGCGATCCATGTTTTTCCGATGCAGTCTTTTAGTCTTGTGATGGCCCGGTTATCTTTGCGGGTGATAATCTGTCCCCTGAATGTAGGGCTGCCGGACGGTTCGATGATTCGCGCAAAAGCACGAGCACCGCTTTTGGCGATGCTTACGTAGGTCATGGGGTTGGAGAAGGAAATATCGATTTCGCCGTCTTTGACCATGCGGCGATGTTCTTCAAATGTATCAGGAAAGACCTGACGAATTGTAAAACCGGACTCGCGGGAGAGGTAGTCGATTAGTTTGCTGTGCCTTAAATATGAAACCCGGTGTGAATACTGGGGTAAGTAGGCATAAGTTATGGCCGGGCGGGGTTCCGGTACGCGTACTTCTTCACGAATGGACATGTCCACGCGCACAATTTTTTCTTCAGGTTGTGAACCGAAGAAGTATATTGCGGCTCCAGCCAACAGGAATATTGCCGGGAGAGTATATTTGAGCTTGAACATGAATTCTCCCTCGAGAGAGGAGCGCCTTTCCCGGTGAGAATTCTGTTCATGATTAAGCCCTGCTTTCAAGGCTGTTACCGCTTGCAGTTTCCTTTTTTTCTTCAGGAATCTGCGCAAGTTCGTCCCATGAAGTGAGTTCTCCGGCCCTTTTTGCGTCTTCCGCTCTCAAGTCGTCAATTTTTTTGAGTACTGGTATAAATGGTCTTATCTTGGAGAAACCATAGCGTACAATAATATAAGATAAAATAAAAACGAAAGGATAGCCGAGTGAAAATTTGGTGAAGGGTACAGTGTGGATATCTATGCCGGAGAATCTGCTCTGGAGCCAAGCCATGGCAAAAGGTACGGGCCAGAGTGAAACTGCAAAGAGTGCGGCATGGGAAAAGAAGACTTTGCCGAAATATTCATTGGCCCATTTATTGGCAGATTTGAAGGTGTCTTTTTGTTTATGGCGAATCGCTTCAATAGAAATATTGTTCATGCGGGTCATTTCGCGGTTCAAGTCAGTGTAATACTCCCTGTTCCAGATGTAGATCAGGCTCATGGATATTTCTCCGACAATAGTACACCACAGGGCCACCACCGCAGTACCAAGCCAAAAAGCCGCAAGGGCAGGTAAACCAATGCGGTAAGGTGCGATAAGCAGGCTGTCTATGATGGGATGAATTGACTCGAACATAAATTAAACCCCGTTTTGAATTACGATGAAGCGAAGCCGGTTAAAAGATTTTGAAAGGGGAGTCCAGAGGGGAGAACTTTTGCAAAAGTTTTCCCCTCTGGACGTCAGGGACAAAGTCTTAGAACGGAGGCAGGAGGCTGTAGCCGAGGAATCCCTTGGACGAGTAACGGATACCTACGTACAGAGCCAGTACGACGAAGAGTCGCTTGAGCCATACGTCCGGAATGTACTTGGAAGTACGGGGGCCGATAAAGGAACCCACGAGGATACCGAGGAGTTCAACACCGATGAGGGGCCAGAACACGGGGGTATCTTTAACAACCATGTAGGTGAAGACGGAGGTGGTCATACCTACGAGTACGGCCAGTGCGGAGGTACCTGCAACGAGGTACATGGGCAGGCCGGCAACACTGGTCAGGAAGGGCACGAGCAGGAATCCGCCGCCCACGCCGAGGAAGGAAGCAAGTGCTGCGATGATGAAACCGCCGACTACGGGGATAAGGGGGTTGAAAGAGAATTCAACGCCGTAGAAGGTGAATACGCACTTGGTCATGGAGAAGCTGACAACCTTAACACCCATGGCTGCGGTATCAACTTTTGCGCCTTCTTTTTCTTCTTTGATGGAAGCTTCGAATGCCTTTGCTGCTTCTTTAGCCTGCTTTTTGCCAGCCTGTCCTTTGGGAGTGGTTTCGTAGAACAGGTAGCAGCCAAGAGCCAGAACAAAGAGACCGAAGAATCCGATGTAGGATTTCAGGGAGATTTTACCGGCTGTAAGCCAGGGAACAAGGTAGGAACCGGCAATGGAACCTGCGGCGAGGGAAAGACCCAGCGGCAGAACCAGACGGCCCATCTTGTAGTAGTTGAAAGAGGACATTGCCGCGGAAGTACCAACCAGCCACTGGTTAGATACGCGGATGGAGTCGGTTACCAGTTTGTTCATGACCGGAGAGGTCTTTTTGAAGGTAGATGCGTAGTTACCGAAACCGTAAATGGTGATGTGACCTACACCGGCCATGATACCGCCGAATGCGCCGACGGTGGAGAAAATCCAACCTACCCAGATTGCCCATACGAAGCCGATTACGAGGTTAACGCTGGGGCCACCGGGGATTCCGAGGAAGCCGGGAGCGAGTTCAGAGTTGATTTGGCCTGCTTCAGCACCTTTGGGGGTTGCGCTGATGGCATCTGCGAGACGGTCTGCAAAGGCGGGCTGGATATAGGCCACCACTGCCAGTGCCGCGATAGCCATGATCAAAAGGCTTTTGCGTGATTTAAACATAGTGTATCTCCTTGATCGAAAGTTGGTTTTGCTGTGTCTGCTTTCTGCTTCCTTACCGGCTGTTGCAGCAGCCGGAGACCCTATCAGATTCAGATTGAACAGGAACAGCGCCTTCATTCCTATTTGTGCTATCCCCGGGCCTTGCAGTGTCCGGGGATAGCTTTTTTGCTTTTACTATTTTTCTTTCTTGAAAATAATCAGAGGACAGTTCTTGCAGACATCCTGACCGGGGAAGCCATCGCCGGGCTTGGTGATGGAGGAACTTGCGATTTCCATGCGGTCCACAAGTCTCTGAACCATTTTTTTGAACTTGGTGCCGGGAATCATGACGTTGATTTCGCCGCGTTCGGTTTTACCGGCGTTGTAGCTGCCGGAACATGCACAGACCATGTTGAATTCCTGCTCGTTGTAGGTGTACACGCAGCCTGCGCAAGCGGAGGAGTTCATGGTGATGTTCGGGCGCAGGGGATGGGTGTCGGTGGCTGCTGCGTAGTCAACTGCAAAGTGGTAAGCCTGCATGTTGTCACAGTAGAAGTGAACTACGTCAGGTTCGAAGATGCCGTCGATGGAACCGAGAGGTGCCACAGCAATACCGATGAGGCCTTCTTTCATGCGGGGTTTGCTGAGTACGAATTTTTCAGCCTGCTCCATATCTACAACATATTTGGAGTGACCTTTGATTTCACCTTCATCCAGTTCCTTCCATGCGAAAGCGTATTTTGCGTTGCCGCAACCAAGGCCTTCAACATCGGAGTATACGGTCTGGCCTTTCATGCGGGCTGCTATTTCCCACTGGCAGAAGGTCATGGGCTTGAGCGGAACATGGAAATCCGCTTTTTCCTTGAATTCGTCCACTTCAGCCTGATCGAAGAAATATTTAACGGCTACAGGGTAATGATAAAGTCTCATTTCCTTCATCAGCAGTTCTTGAATCTCTTTGTAAGTCATGGTGACCTCCTCACTTCCTTCTATTTAGGTTTAAATAATAAATGTGCTGTGATTGCCCGGTAGTTTTTAACTTACACTCTTTTTATGGGTCTGTGAAAAAATAAACAAACGTTTTTGGGATAAAGAAAAAAATAACATTTTTTCACATTAATTGCGCTTCAAAAAACTCTATGGAGCTCAATCTTTTGATAAAAATTTCACAATATATTTAATAAAATTATATAAAATAGTATGTTATAGTAATTTCTTCAGTTGAATTTATTTTACATTATGATTACTTTTAGAAAATACAAATTCGTTTTTAGAATTGATTGTTAGACTTTTCACTTATCTCGTTGACTGTAGATCTCGTTTGAATTTTACAATTGCCTGTAAAATGACCTAAGATTCACGCTGCTTAAACTTTGCAGATTCAGGCGGAAAACTGTCCGATATGGATAACTGGATAAGGAGGAAATATGTCCAAGTACAGAATTCATCCCATCGTTGTAGGTACGAAGAGATTCGACAAAGGTATGATGACCTATCAGCATGATTACGGTCAGCCATACATCATTCCTATTTATAGCTGGTATCTGGAAGGCGGTGACAAGAAGATTCTTGTTGATACCGGAGAGATGCAGCCTATCATTTCCGAGGATCGCGAAGCTGATCTCGGCGGCAAAATACACACTTTCGAAGACGGTCTGGAAAAATTCGGTCTCAAGCCTGAAGACATCGACATAGTTGTCCATACCCATTTGCACAATGACCATTGTGAGAATGATTACAAATGCACCAACGCTAAATTCTACGTACATCGTAAGGAGCTTGATCATGTGCATGATCCGCATCCGCTGGATTTCCGCTATTTGGAGGATTATGTGGAGGATGTGGAGGAGGCTGGGCAAATAGTGGCCGTTGATGGTGATTACGAGGTGGTTCCCGGCATACGTATGATGCATACCCCTGTCCATACACCGGGCGGCATGACTGTCCTGATTGATACCGAAGGCGGGCTGGCAGCTATTACCGGATTTTGTGTGATTATGGAGAACTTCAATCCTCCGCCAGAAGTACGGGGCATGGAGATGGAGGTTATTCCTCCGGGGACTTCGGTCAATACCTATAAAGCTTACGACATCATGCTTAAAGTCAAAGAAATGGCAGACATACTTATCCCGTTGCATGAGCCTGCTTTTGCCAAGGTTGATGTAGTGGAAGGCACTTAAGAGGCGTTGCAATGATTCTGCAATTAAATTGTGGCCGCATTATTTGCGTAAAAACGATTTTCGGTGAACTTGTTGCAGGTTAATCGTTAATATCACATGCGTTATTTTGAATTGTGAAATTGCAAACGGTTGTGGTTACGGTATTTTTAAAAGGGAACTGGTAATTCATGCTGAAATAATTTAGGTAGTAGAATCCTAAAATTATTATGAGTACCCACTGCCGTCCCGAGGGGGCCTGGTTCAGCATATAAGGTTGTCTTCTGACAACGGGCGGGCTGAATCCGGAAAGGGTTTTTAAGGCAGGGTGCTCGTAAAGTGTGTGGTTGCGGGAAGACATCGGGTCTTTCTGCCTGTATTGGTTCTTTTTTCTTTGGAGGTATTGAGGTGAACTCACTCGTTATCGCCGGTCTTTGCTTTGTGGGGTATATTGTTGCGTATCATACCTATGGCAAATTTCTGGCAAAAAAGATTTTTCAGATTGATGAGAACAAGGTTTGTCCCAGCTGCGAACTCGAGGACGGTAAAGACTTTGTTCCTACTAAAAAAGAAGTGCTCTTCGGGCACCATTTTACTTCCATTGCCGGACTTGGTCCCATCGTAGGTCCCGCAATTGCTATTATCTGGGGTTGGGTCCCCGCTGTTCTTTGGGTTTTCTTCGGTGCCATCTTCATGGGGGCTGTTCATGATTTTGGTTCCCTTGTCGTCAGCCTGCGCAATCAGGGCCGTTCTGTGGGCGATCTTGCAGCCGGGTTGCTTAACAATCGTGTGCGTTCTTTGTTTCTGATCATCATCTTTTTTGAGCTGCTGATCGTTATCGCTGTTTTTGCACTGATTATCGCTATCCTTTTTAATATGTACCCCGCCGCGGTTGTTCCGGTATGGAGTGAGGTCCCCATTGCTGTCGGCCTTGGCTGGCTTATGTATAAAAAAGGCGCGGACCATACTGTCTGGTCCATCATTGCCCTTATTGCCATGTACGCATTTGTTGTGGTCGGTGTTTACCTGCCCTTCAAAATGCCAGCTATTGCAGGCATGAACCCGATCGTGGTCTGGACTTTGATAATGCTGGTTTACGCATTTATCGCATCCATTCTTCCGGTTACCGCCTTGTTGCAGCCTCGCGACTACATTAACGGGCACCAGCTCTTTGTAGCCCTGATTCTGTTGGTAATCGGCGCTGTTGTGGCTCATCCCACATTCGTTGCCCCGGCTCTCGACCTTGCACCGCAGGGTGCTCCGCCGATGCTGCCCTTCCTGTTTGTTATTATCGCTTGTGGCGCTATTTCCGGTTTCCATTCTCTGGTAAGCTCCGGTACTTCCGCCAAGCAGTGCGAAACCGAGCGCGATTCCCGTATGATCGGTTACGGTTCCATGCTTATGGAAGCTGCATTGTCTATCCTCGTCATCGTAGCTGTCGGCGCTGGACTTGGGCTTGGAAAGCATACTGCTGATGGTCAGTTCCTGACCGGAACCGCAGCCTTCACCACCCACTACGCATCATGGGCATCCGCAGCCGGACTCGGCGCAAAGCTGGGTGCGTTTGTTGAAGGCTCCGCTAACCTGATGGCCAGTTACGGTATCCCTTCAAATATCGCTCTTGCAATCATGGGCGTGTTTCTGGTCAGCTTTGCAGCGACCACCCTCGACAGTGCTACCCGTATTCAGCGTTACGTTGTAGGTGAACTGGCTCAGGCATATAAAATGCCTGCCTTGTCCGGAGCCGTT contains:
- a CDS encoding PEP/pyruvate-binding domain-containing protein; this translates as MKFRHVFNHWTYETFPPGRLLRRRYNSFKKLMELEEECLKAISHIEDIGFGLTVTDWAYVEKQASDLGINIRIMLEHLQDMNPVRFMDIMDYYNKINFYVRMAVTVPDPEISKPFTFPLEDAIDYEFKAGACAADLARLKQAGVPVLDGMVIGSDVYNYFIEANNLRIAIDEILESAVTTGITDLNIISRTIIDRFMQGVMPETIATEIEIAALETSRGSGNLSLTASSTPEGSLYALPESWCTISPVPVQNIVEAWKKAVTCKFTAESIKARIESGYADRESPASVIIQPMKDIHDSGVIETLHESSYLPPKDRESGCSAIFSHNSTTPFLISRREKQRIISRPEKSPLSTHSAKTIASLGKKAEEIFDAPQKCHWITDLRNRVMITSARSYPFQGEKETVRIKQALSYIANLNISPRNTEMFLPEKSRSMYDLVRFANEKGIEEMFSLVSKKGLGIDGAKHLKARQPISVTVLNLADGLFSTAAGKMDISPDDIKSAPMWALWFGLGADRAGWDGDNSIEGYAILSRTYMNITLKSEKDLTEVDAVCDPDAQANHINFRFKGGSGSPEQRIARIRFINTTLKSQGFATNHQGDMIEARFKGGREPEIQKLLATTGHLIAHIGTHHPVVKEEENADQVAARFISGLG
- a CDS encoding SpoIID/LytB domain-containing protein, with amino-acid sequence MKNKFNKLHNVFLPVLLLMLLIPVSVQAREYSPIELEDQAQAQWHINYASYLIDIGKYFEALEQYDTAVDYSPVAKTRVNAMFGKAMVLSTFLDAPEKAADVYRMVGRNYPDYADTALYRLGFLYYQMNRYDRAESVFRQYLRYFPKGKFKYQAEAVISSMKAKQDQMVDQEPEQKPDEKPDEKIPSKVGAEPTLRVCLSRNVTSMTVTTGSGKDKICTDELGCGRKYKVGLSGKQLTLDGKVVSATRIKFKSNGALKVSYGSDSKKVRGIIDVSIRKGKLLILNIIEIEDYLRSVVPAESYASWPAETLKAQAVAARTYAYYQKEHRTHLFYDVYADTYDQMYGGVDREDKRTDKAVKQTSGQVMLYKEKPILSQYTANSGGFTADAKAIFGAGKDYLIAQKDSASLKGKMASWTKKYSSKDIEAKLKKIGISVPGIRSIKSLEKGPSGRIVKVRINYGSGHRDLRTRTTLGSSRVLKLPDILLEIDKTGDYYTFKGRGWGHGVGYSQWGAAELGKTKKYDHILKFYYPGSSVKQLW
- a CDS encoding tetratricopeptide repeat protein — encoded protein: MNRTERIIWLVCVILTLTVMIGIIECRADTVSQVSLESEVSCGRMGQELIDRGDYELAVSSLEQSLKTHPRSDWLYSLLGRAYFKMGDLELAEAQFRKALDINKNNPVAKRMVLEMRKTQDLLRDRDFYEWMNIAKERAADLVTLVIGVWLGTLLSGISSRFYSHFVRTNFRKALAKKDFDYVTDILEDLQIKREKAQLRMRLRELLNEYDLEEAKEMIIEYVDDREIEDKLVHFLVQIHKKSQVKS
- a CDS encoding ATP-binding protein, yielding MIEIFSRLKFRTKINLGLTLIVAFTSLIIAIFVIRMSSDALIEQSRKRGEVLAGNLAMRAENPLLSVDLLNLGSMVNELKKADDEIVYAFIMDDRNRVLANTFSEGFPIQLKDANQGENNKISVVTIDTGKKRIFDFAAPIFLSDKKLGTVRIGLSRSGIHAVVQNLIFAIFALTGAVLLLAVLISTQFARHLTFRLGSLQKHAEDIVATHLGPSLRKEENRNIKFTDRFKRAITHAPKGDEIQELTDTFDAMGMSLACHIEDLQITEADLTRQKELLKTIINVSPDFVSLLGPQLTYLAVNKSYAEHLGHTEDDIIGLTDQDLYPEEIAAARMEEARMILETGRIVNKETREPETDESPARWFHTIRVPVHGQSNNIIGVLSTAREITELKNYQAQLIQSQKMESIGKLAGGVAHEINTPLGIILGYAQLLQEDLKPEDQISKDLEIIEKQARVCRKIVADLLGFSRQNESEKITMCFNNSILEVVQLVSHTFKLEQVEISTDLDDRFPIIHGDPEKLKQVWLNLLSNALEAIDEKGRIHISTKLDTDSMTITAVFADSGHGVEPKNINAIFDPFYSTKPVGKGTGLGLSVSFGIIKDHGGTIKAVSPLPRVLRRKLDLPENAGPGTLFEVTLPLDELSEE